GCCCCGGATGGCTGCCGTGCGCGCCGCACTCAACGATGCCAGACGGGCAATCTCCGGCAAGTCGCCCCGCTGCGCCGCGCCGTGCCATTGTGGCACCAGATCGCAGAGATCGGCAAAGTGGCTATCTGCCGGATCGGTCCGTTCGGGCCCACCCCAGAGCCCGCCAATGATGCGCATCGGCGGCGGGGCCGGAAGCGGCACCAGCCCCTGCCCCAAGCGCGAGGCCCAAAGCTGCGCTGCGGGTTCGACAAAGGCCAGCGGGTCGGTTGCCCCCTCGATCTGCCAGCAGATCCGCATGACCTCCTGCGGGGCCAGCCAGGGGGCCAGATAGCGAATCACCGCCACCAAGGCCGCAGTCGAGGCCCCCGTCCCCGCGCCGGGCAGCATATTGGTGGCCAGCCTAAGCCGCCCCCGAAGCCTGCCCCCCCGTAGCGCCCCCCCCCGTAGCGGACCACCCCGTAGCGGGCGCAGCAACTGTCCAAGCCGGCGCAGCGCGTCACGTGGCAAAAGCCGCATCGGATCATGCAGCCCGAAGACGCGGGACGGCTGCACCGAAAGCACCGCCTGTAGTGGCGCGCAAGGCACCGACACCAGCGCCACCGGCCCTGAAGGCCCGAGCCGCCCCTGCAGGAATTCCCCGAAATGGCCACTGACCCGAACGGCGGCGTGGCGCGGCATCGGGTGGTCGCTCAGACGCATCGGTTCACGGCGGTAATCACCGCTCCCTCGGGCCGCAGGACTGTCACATGGCTGAGCGACAAAGGGTCGATGCCAAAGCGCAATCCACCCTGCAGCGCGCCTGTGGCCCAGCCCAGAACCGCACGGATACTGCCCGCATGGGCGACCACCGCAATCCGCCCCGGTGACGCCGCGAGCGTGTCGATCGCGCGGATGACCCGCTGCCCCAGATCCAGAAAGCTTTCCCCGTCAGGGGGGCGATGCGCCGCCAGATCCTTGAGCGGCAGCGGCCCCAGATCGGGCAGCTCGGCATAGGCGCGCCCTTCCCATGCCCCCAGATCCTGCTCCCACAGATCGGCGTTCAGGGTGATCGGTTCTGTGGGCCAAAGCGCTTTGGCTGTCTGCTGGCAGCGCAGCGCGGGACTGGCCACGATCCGGTCAACCGCCCCCACCGTCAGGGCGATCCGCGCCAGTTGCTCGGGCGCGGGAAGGCAGGCTGCCAGATCGCGCCGCCCATAGACGCAGCCATCCCCGATAACAGGCGCGTGCCGGATCAGAACCAGCTCGGTCGCCTCTGACGCGGGCGTGATCGACATGAATCTTCCTCTTTGCTTTTCAGCCCTTTTCTGCTTTGTCATCGCTCGATGAGCAAGATCATACTAATGACCGGCGGGGCCCGTTCGGGCAAATCCCGCCTTGCAGAGGAGCAGGCACAGCGCCTTGGCTCCCCCGCGATCTATATTGCCACCGCCCGAATCTGGGACGACGAGACACAGGAGCGTGTCGATGAACACCGTGCCCGCCGCGTGACGGGCTGGCGCGATATCGAAGCCCCGATCGATCTTGCCCGAGCCCTGCGCGAGACAGATGGCACCGCCCCGCGCCTTGTCGATTGCCTGACCATGTGGCTGACCAATCTGATGATGGAAGACCGCGATCTGGCGCAGGAGCTGGACGCGCTTCTTGCCACTTTGTCTCGCCTGACATCTCCGGTGGTTTTTGTCACCAACGAGGTTGGTATGGGAATCGTCCCCGAAAACGCACTTGCGCGCCGTTTCAGAGACGCGCAGGGGCACGTTAATCAAAAAATAGCCGCGCTAGCAGACGAGGTCTATCTGGTCACCTGCGGCTATGCGTTAAAGGTCAAACCGCAATGAGCCTCTTTCCTCTTTCCGCCCTGTCCGAACTGGACGTTCTGGCCGACAAGCTGCCGGTCTTCGATCATGCTGCGGCCGATCTGGCCAAGTCCCGTCAGGACCAGCTGACCAAGCCGCCGGGGTCTTTGGGGCGGCTGGAGGATCTGGCGATCTTCATGGCGGGCTGGCAACGCCGCGAGCGCCCGCATATCCGCAAGGCGCAAGCCCTTGTTTTTGCCGGAAATCATGGGGTTTGTGCCCAAGGGGTGAACCCCTTCCCGCAATCGGTGACCGCGCAGATGGTGGCCAATTACGAACATGGCGGGGCGGCGATCAACCAGCTTTGCCGTGCCAACGGGGCCGAACTTTCGGCTGTGGCGCTGGATCTGGACACGCCCACGGCGGATTTCACGCAAGCGCCCGCCATGACCGAGGCCGAAACGCTGGACGCGCTCAATCGCGGGGCGGCGGCGGTGGACCCCGAAGCGGATGTGCTGATTCTGGGCGAGATGGGGATCGGCAACTCGACCATTGCCGCGGCGCTGGCCGCGGCCCTGTTTGGCGGTGAGGTCGGCGATTGGGTCGGGCGCGGCACCGGATCGGATGATGCGGGCGTGATGCGCAAGATCTCGGCCATCAGCCGCGGGCTGGAGCGCCATAAGGGACTGTCTGCCAAACATATTCTGGCGGCACTGGGCGGGCGTGAACAGGCCGCGATCTGTGGTGCGGTGCTGGCGGCGCGGATGTATCGTATCCCCGTGCTGCTGGACGGGTTTATCTGCACCGCGTCGGCGGCCCCGCTTCACGGCGTAGACCCCGCCCTTCTGGCGCATTGCCTTGTGGGGCATGTCAGCGTCGAGCCGGGCCATCGCAAGCTGCTGGCGGCGCTTGATAAACAACCGATCCTCAATTTCGACATGCGCCTTGGTGAGGGCACGGGCGCGGCCCTTTCGCTGGGGATCCTGCGCTCGGCGCTGGAGTGCCATAACGGAATGGCCACCTTTGCCGAAGCGGGGGTCGACGGGGCGGAAGAACCGGCGGTGTCCGCACAATGATCCGCGCACGTCTGGCCGAGCTGCAACTTGCCATCATGCTGTTGTCGCGCCTGCCCGCAGGGCGCCTGCCCGAAGAACGGATCAGTCTGGGACATACGGTCTGGGCCTATCCGATTGCCGGTCTGGTCATCGGGGTTGGCGGTGCGCTCAGCCTCTGGCTATCGGCCCTTCTGGGGCTGCCCGCCTTTGCCGCCGCGCTGATTTGTCTGGTTGCGCTGACCTTTCTTACAGGGGCGCTGCATGAGGACGGGCTGGCCGATCTGGCCGACGGGTTGGGCGGCGGGCGCGACCGCGAGAAGAAGCTGGAGATCATGCGTGACAGCCGGATCGGCAGCTACGGGGTGACCGCGCTGGTGCTGGCCTATGGTCTGCGCGCCTGCGGGATTGCCACGCTTTACACCCACGGGCCGCATCTGGCGGCGGCAGCCCTGATCGCGCTGTCGATGGCCTCGCGGGCACAGATCGCGCTGTGGCAGCATGTCATGCCGGTTGCCCGTACGGACGGGATGGGCCATGCCGCGCATGGGGTGCCACGGTCGGCACTGACTCTGGCGCTGCTCTATGGCGCGCTGGGGCTGAGCCTGACCGGCTGGATGGCACCGGTTGTGGCGCTATGCGTTCTGGCAGGCGGCGGGGCTGTCGCCATCGTGGCGCGGCGCCAGATCAGCGGCCAGACCGGCGACGTCTTAGGGGCCAGCCAGCAAGTGGCCGAAATCATGGGCTGGATCGGCCTTATGGCACTGATCTGAATTTGCCTAAAAAATAATCGCACACCGGCGGGCGGCGGGAAACTTCCAGCGGCCCGCCGAAATCGCTGGCCCTTGCGCGCATGGCTTGCCTAGGTTGTCTTAACAGCCTTGGAAGGACAGCGCGTCATGGCGATCTATGCATCCATTCATCACCTTACCCATTACAAATACGACAGAAATGTCATGCTTGGGCCACAGATCATCCGGCTGCGGCCTGCGCCCCATTCGCGTACCAAGGTGATTTCGCATTCGCTCAAAGTGACGCCTGCCGAGCATTTCGTGAACCTCCAGCAGGACCCCTATGGCAACTGGCTGGCGCGTTTCGTCTTCCCTGAGCCCGTGCGCGAATTCAAGATCGAGGTCGATCTTGTGGCCGATATGACGGTCTATAACCCGTTCGATTTCTTCGTCGAGGAATCCGCCGAGCATTGGCCGTTCGACTACCCCGCCGATTATGCCGCCGATCTGGCGGTCTATCGCACGCCCGAAAAAAGCACCAAGCTTCTGGACGCTTTCGTCGCCAGCATTCCGCGCAAGAAGACCCGCACGGTGGATTTTCTGGTCGGGCTGAATACGCAGATTTCCGGCCTTGTCGATTACACCATCCGGCTGGAACCGGGCGTGCAGACACCCGAGGAAACGCTGACGCTGAAGTCGGGCTCCTGCCGTGACAGCAGCTGGCTTCTGGTGCAGGTGCTGCGTCAGCTGGGCTTTGCCGCGCGCTTTGTCTCGGGCTATCTGATCCAGCTGAAACCCGATGTGAAGGCGCTCGATGGCCCCTCGGGGACCGAGCATGATTTCACCGATCTGCACGCCTGGGTCGAGGTCTATCTGCCCGGCGCGGGCTGGATCGGGCTGGACCCGACCTCGGGGTTGATGACGGGCGAAAGTCATATCCCGCTGGCGGCCACCCCTCATTACCGCACCGCCGCGCCGATTGCGGGGGGCTTCACCGCCGATGGCACGCCCAAGGTCGCGTTCGATTTCGACATGCAGGTCACGCGCGTGGCCGAACATCCCCGTATCACCAAGCCGTTTTCCGACGAGGCTTGGGACGCGCTGAATGATCTGGGCAAACAGGTTGACCGCGATCTTGTCGCAAGCGATGTGCGCCTGACGATGGGCGGCGAGCCGACCTTCGTGTCGATCGATGACTTCCAGTCCGAGGAATGGAACACCGCCGCCGTCGGCCCGCAAAAACGCGACCGCGCCGATGTGCTGATCCGCAAGCTGCAATCGCGTTTTGCCCCCGGTGGCTTCCTGCATTACGGTCAGGGCAAATGGTATCCGGGCGAGACCCTGCCGCGCTGGACGTTTTCGCTTTACTGGCGCCATGATGGCCAGCCGGTCTGGTCCAATAATGACCTGATCGCCCCCGAAGGCACCTCGCAGGATGCCACGCCCCATCAGGCGCAAGAGCTGATGCGCGAGATCGCCCATCAGCTGGATGTCGATGAAAACTATGTCATCCCCGCCTATGAGGACCCTGCCGAATGGCTGGTGAAAGAAGCCCAGCTGCCCGAGAATGTGACGCCCAAGAATTCGAAACTGGAAGATGCCGAGGCGCGCCATCGGATTGCCCGCGTCTTTGATCGCGGCTTGACCACGCCCACGGCCTTTGTGCTGCCGGTCCAGCGGTGGCAGGCCAAGGCGGGCGGTGCGGGTTGGCGCTCTGAACAATGGAAGCTGCGGCGCGGTGCGATGCTGCTGGCGCCCGGTGACAGCCCCGCAGGCTACCGTCTGCCGCTGGCCTCTCTGCCGCATCTGAGCGCTGCGCAATACCCCTATCACAACCCCGCCGATCCGACGATTCCGCGCCCGCCCCTGCCCAAGCACGATCCGGTGAAACCGGCGGAACGGCTCAGCCAGCCGATGGCCTCTTTCATCCCGTCCGACCCTGTGACGCAGGGCTTTGTCCCGCAGGGCTCGCCCGAGATCGACGGTTTCGTGCGCACCGCCCTTTCGGTCGAGCCGCGTGACGGGCGGCTATGCGTTTTCATGCCCCCCGTGGTCTGGCTGGAGGATTATCTGGACCTTCTGCGCGCCGCCGAGGCCGCCGCCGCCAATCTGGGGCTGAAGGTCCATATCGAGGGCTATGCGCCGCCCCATGACCCGCGTCTCAATGTGATCCGCGTGGCCCCCGATCCGGGCGTGATCGAGGTCAATATCCATCCCGCCCATTCTTGGGAGGATTGCGTGGCCACCACCGAGGCGATCTATGAAGAGGCCCGCCTCTCGCGGCTTGGGGCTGATAAATTCATGATCGACGGGCGCCATACCGGCACGGGTGGCGGCAACCATGTGGTGGTGGGGGGCGAGACCCCCAATGACAGCCCCTTCCTGCGTCGCCCCGATCTGTTGAAATCGCTGATCCTGACGTGGCAGCGGCACCCCTCGCTCAGCTATCTCTTCTCGGGCATGTTCATCGGCCCGACCTCGCAGGCGCCACGGATCGACGAGGCCCGCCATGACAGTCTTTACGAGCTTGAGATCGCGCTCCACCAGATCCAGCCGCATATGTCGGTGCCGCCTTGGCTGACCGACCGCCTCTTGCGCAATATCCTGATTGATGTGACAGGCAATACCCACCGCGCCGAAATCTGTATCGACAAGCTCTATTCCCCCGATGGCCCCACGGGGCGTCTGGGGCTGGTCGAGTTCCGCGGCTTCGAAATGCCGCCCCATCCGCGCATGTCGCTGGCCCAGCAGCTTCTGATCCGCGCGATCATTGCCCGCGCGTGGAAAGCGCCTATCGAGGGCCGCCCCGTGCGCTGGGGCACCGTGCTGCATGACCGCTTCATGCTGCCGCATTTCATCTGGCAGGACTTCCTCTCGCTACTGGAAGACCTCAGCCTGCATGGCTATGACTTCGACCCCGCGTGGTTTGTGGCGCAGGAAGAATTCCGCTTCCCCTTCTGCGGGCAGATCACCGTCGAGGGCGTCCATCTGGAGTTGAAACAGGCGCTGGAGCCGTGGCATGTGCTGGGCGAGACCGGCGCGATTGGCGGTACCGTGCGCTATACCGATAGCTCGGTCGAGCGGATGCAGGTCAAGATGACCTCGCTGCACCAAGACCGCTATAAGGTCACCTGTAACGGGCGCTTCATGCCGATGACCCCCACGGGCACCTCGGGAACGTCGGTCGCGGGGGTGCGCTATAAGGCGTGGAAACCGCCGGAATCGCTGCACCCGACGCTGCCCACCAATGCGCCTCTGGTCTTTGACATCTATGACACATGGTCGAACCGCGCGATTGGCGGCTGCACCTATAACGTGGCCCATCCGGGCGGGCGCAATTACGACACCTTCCCCGTCAATGCCAATGAGGCCGAGGCGCGGCGTCTCGCGCGCTTCCAGCCCTTCGGCCACACACCCGGCGCCTATGTGCCAAAGGTGGAACAGCCCCACCCCGAATTTCCGCTCACGCTTGACCTGCGCCGCCCAGTCGGGCTGATCTAGGCGCAGAACATTTAGGGCGAAGCGATGGCCGATAGACCAAACCCGCCTGCCAGCCCGCTGCTGGCAGGGTATACACCCGTAAAGGGGGTGGCGGACGAGCTTTTCGATGCGACAGGCCGGATGCGACCGGTCTGGCGCCGCTTTGTCGAGCGGTTCCTGCGGCTCTCGCCCGAGGAGATCGAGGCCCGTTTCGAACGCGCCGATCTGTATCTGCGCGATGCGGGCGTGTTCTACCGGCAATATTCCAATGACCCGCTGACCGAACGTAGCTGGCCGCTCAGCCATATTCCGGTCATCCTGCACGAGGCGGAATGGCGCGGTATCTGCGAGGGGCTGACCCAGCGTGCCGATCTTCTGGAACAGGTGATGGCCGATCTTTACGGGCCTGCTGATCTGGTGACGCAAGGCCACCTGCCCGCAGAACTGATCGCGGGGTCCAGGCAATTCCTGCGCCCGATGGTGGGGGTGCAGCCCAAGGGCGGGCATTACCTGCATTTTCTGGCCTTCGAGATCGGGCGCTCGCCGGACGGGTCGTGGTTTGTGCTGGGCGATCGGACACAGGCGACCTCGGGGGCGGGGTTCGCGCTGGAAAACCGCATGGCCACGGGGCGCGCCTTTCCCGAACGGTTCCCGCGTGCCTATATCCATCGTCATGCCGGATTTTTCGGGGCCTTTCTGCAAGCGTCCGAACGGCTGGCCGAAGATCGCGAGCACCTGCGCGCGACACCGGCAATCCTGACCCCCGGCCCCTCGAACGAAGCCTATTACGAACATACCTATATCGCCCGCTATCTGGGCATCCCGCTGCTGGAGGGGGAAGATATTGTCGTCGAGGACGGGCGGGCCAAAGTGCGCACCATCTCGGGGCCACAGCCGCTCGGGGCGCTCTGGCGGCGGATCGATGCCGGATTTGCCGATCCGATCGAATTGGACGAGACCAGCCAGATCGGCACGCCGGGGCTGATGGAGGCCATCCGGCAAGGCCATCTTGGCATGGCCAATGCGCTGGGATCGGGCATTCTGGAGATGCGCGCCATGCTGGCTTTCCTGCCGCGCATCTGCGAGGTGCTGACCGGCAAACCGCTGACCCTGCCCAATATCGCGACATGGTGGTGCGGGGCCGCCGACGCCCGTGCCTATGTCAACGCCAATGCCAAGCGGATGATGATCGGCTCCGCCTATGCGGTGAACCTGCCCTTTGACCTGAATGCCACCACGGCTCTGGGCGGGCAGTTTCGCGGCTCGGCCCGTGAGTCGGTGACAAAATGGCTTGAAGAGGAAGGCCGCAGCCTTGTGGGACAGGAAGCCGTGACGCTATCCACCACGCCTGCATGGTCGCGCAATGCCGCAGGAGAGGCGCAGATCACCCCCCGCCCGATGACCGTGCGGGTCTTTGCCGCGCGCACCGAAACCGGCTGGCGCTTCCTGCATGGCGGCTATGCCCGTATCGGACGCTCCGAAGACCCCACGGCGCTGGCCATGCAGCGAGGCGGCTCGGTGGCCGATGTCTGGATCGTGGCCGATCATCCGGTCTCGCAAGAGAGCCTTGCCCCCGAAAAGACCGGCCGTTTCCTGCGCAGCGATCCGGGCATTCTGCCGGCACGCGCTGCCGACAACCTTTATTGGCTGGGCCGCTATATCGAACGGACCGAGGACGCGATCCGCCTGCTTCGCGCCTATCATCTGCGGCTGGCGGCCACCGGAAACAGTGCCGATCCGCGGCTCAAGCTGATGCGCAGCTACCT
The sequence above is drawn from the Thioclava sp. GXIMD4216 genome and encodes:
- a CDS encoding propanediol utilization protein, whose product is MPRHAAVRVSGHFGEFLQGRLGPSGPVALVSVPCAPLQAVLSVQPSRVFGLHDPMRLLPRDALRRLGQLLRPLRGGPLRGGALRGGRLRGRLRLATNMLPGAGTGASTAALVAVIRYLAPWLAPQEVMRICWQIEGATDPLAFVEPAAQLWASRLGQGLVPLPAPPPMRIIGGLWGGPERTDPADSHFADLCDLVPQWHGAAQRGDLPEIARLASLSAARTAAIRGPTADPTAQIASQLSCLGYLRAHTGSARGLILERTAPPAQRQAAHDKLRAAGYGRVMEFTLGAMSPQDGRRE
- a CDS encoding histidine phosphatase family protein, which encodes MSITPASEATELVLIRHAPVIGDGCVYGRRDLAACLPAPEQLARIALTVGAVDRIVASPALRCQQTAKALWPTEPITLNADLWEQDLGAWEGRAYAELPDLGPLPLKDLAAHRPPDGESFLDLGQRVIRAIDTLAASPGRIAVVAHAGSIRAVLGWATGALQGGLRFGIDPLSLSHVTVLRPEGAVITAVNRCV
- the cobU gene encoding bifunctional adenosylcobinamide kinase/adenosylcobinamide-phosphate guanylyltransferase, translating into MSKIILMTGGARSGKSRLAEEQAQRLGSPAIYIATARIWDDETQERVDEHRARRVTGWRDIEAPIDLARALRETDGTAPRLVDCLTMWLTNLMMEDRDLAQELDALLATLSRLTSPVVFVTNEVGMGIVPENALARRFRDAQGHVNQKIAALADEVYLVTCGYALKVKPQ
- the cobT gene encoding nicotinate-nucleotide--dimethylbenzimidazole phosphoribosyltransferase, with amino-acid sequence MSLFPLSALSELDVLADKLPVFDHAAADLAKSRQDQLTKPPGSLGRLEDLAIFMAGWQRRERPHIRKAQALVFAGNHGVCAQGVNPFPQSVTAQMVANYEHGGAAINQLCRANGAELSAVALDLDTPTADFTQAPAMTEAETLDALNRGAAAVDPEADVLILGEMGIGNSTIAAALAAALFGGEVGDWVGRGTGSDDAGVMRKISAISRGLERHKGLSAKHILAALGGREQAAICGAVLAARMYRIPVLLDGFICTASAAPLHGVDPALLAHCLVGHVSVEPGHRKLLAALDKQPILNFDMRLGEGTGAALSLGILRSALECHNGMATFAEAGVDGAEEPAVSAQ
- a CDS encoding adenosylcobinamide-GDP ribazoletransferase; this translates as MIRARLAELQLAIMLLSRLPAGRLPEERISLGHTVWAYPIAGLVIGVGGALSLWLSALLGLPAFAAALICLVALTFLTGALHEDGLADLADGLGGGRDREKKLEIMRDSRIGSYGVTALVLAYGLRACGIATLYTHGPHLAAAALIALSMASRAQIALWQHVMPVARTDGMGHAAHGVPRSALTLALLYGALGLSLTGWMAPVVALCVLAGGGAVAIVARRQISGQTGDVLGASQQVAEIMGWIGLMALI
- a CDS encoding transglutaminase family protein gives rise to the protein MAIYASIHHLTHYKYDRNVMLGPQIIRLRPAPHSRTKVISHSLKVTPAEHFVNLQQDPYGNWLARFVFPEPVREFKIEVDLVADMTVYNPFDFFVEESAEHWPFDYPADYAADLAVYRTPEKSTKLLDAFVASIPRKKTRTVDFLVGLNTQISGLVDYTIRLEPGVQTPEETLTLKSGSCRDSSWLLVQVLRQLGFAARFVSGYLIQLKPDVKALDGPSGTEHDFTDLHAWVEVYLPGAGWIGLDPTSGLMTGESHIPLAATPHYRTAAPIAGGFTADGTPKVAFDFDMQVTRVAEHPRITKPFSDEAWDALNDLGKQVDRDLVASDVRLTMGGEPTFVSIDDFQSEEWNTAAVGPQKRDRADVLIRKLQSRFAPGGFLHYGQGKWYPGETLPRWTFSLYWRHDGQPVWSNNDLIAPEGTSQDATPHQAQELMREIAHQLDVDENYVIPAYEDPAEWLVKEAQLPENVTPKNSKLEDAEARHRIARVFDRGLTTPTAFVLPVQRWQAKAGGAGWRSEQWKLRRGAMLLAPGDSPAGYRLPLASLPHLSAAQYPYHNPADPTIPRPPLPKHDPVKPAERLSQPMASFIPSDPVTQGFVPQGSPEIDGFVRTALSVEPRDGRLCVFMPPVVWLEDYLDLLRAAEAAAANLGLKVHIEGYAPPHDPRLNVIRVAPDPGVIEVNIHPAHSWEDCVATTEAIYEEARLSRLGADKFMIDGRHTGTGGGNHVVVGGETPNDSPFLRRPDLLKSLILTWQRHPSLSYLFSGMFIGPTSQAPRIDEARHDSLYELEIALHQIQPHMSVPPWLTDRLLRNILIDVTGNTHRAEICIDKLYSPDGPTGRLGLVEFRGFEMPPHPRMSLAQQLLIRAIIARAWKAPIEGRPVRWGTVLHDRFMLPHFIWQDFLSLLEDLSLHGYDFDPAWFVAQEEFRFPFCGQITVEGVHLELKQALEPWHVLGETGAIGGTVRYTDSSVERMQVKMTSLHQDRYKVTCNGRFMPMTPTGTSGTSVAGVRYKAWKPPESLHPTLPTNAPLVFDIYDTWSNRAIGGCTYNVAHPGGRNYDTFPVNANEAEARRLARFQPFGHTPGAYVPKVEQPHPEFPLTLDLRRPVGLI
- a CDS encoding circularly permuted type 2 ATP-grasp protein gives rise to the protein MADRPNPPASPLLAGYTPVKGVADELFDATGRMRPVWRRFVERFLRLSPEEIEARFERADLYLRDAGVFYRQYSNDPLTERSWPLSHIPVILHEAEWRGICEGLTQRADLLEQVMADLYGPADLVTQGHLPAELIAGSRQFLRPMVGVQPKGGHYLHFLAFEIGRSPDGSWFVLGDRTQATSGAGFALENRMATGRAFPERFPRAYIHRHAGFFGAFLQASERLAEDREHLRATPAILTPGPSNEAYYEHTYIARYLGIPLLEGEDIVVEDGRAKVRTISGPQPLGALWRRIDAGFADPIELDETSQIGTPGLMEAIRQGHLGMANALGSGILEMRAMLAFLPRICEVLTGKPLTLPNIATWWCGAADARAYVNANAKRMMIGSAYAVNLPFDLNATTALGGQFRGSARESVTKWLEEEGRSLVGQEAVTLSTTPAWSRNAAGEAQITPRPMTVRVFAARTETGWRFLHGGYARIGRSEDPTALAMQRGGSVADVWIVADHPVSQESLAPEKTGRFLRSDPGILPARAADNLYWLGRYIERTEDAIRLLRAYHLRLAATGNSADPRLKLMRSYLASVGYTFEKAIPDTLLGRFEMAQGCAAKVRDRFSTDGWNALGDLLSTARRLQKTAKPGDDAARAMSVFLRKITGFSGLVHENMYRFSAWHFLSFGRALERADATTTLLELYAAPDSPEGGLDLAVEVCDSVITHQRRFRVETSRDTVLDLLALDGDNPRALAFLMTRMCDLARRMPHAMDHGRPNALMRALMQLETEFSCAEPDDLTPERLRHLRHELGQVSDLLTTAYLR